One window from the genome of Phycisphaerae bacterium encodes:
- the lexA gene encoding transcriptional repressor LexA, which yields MPLKVDLEQHLTPRQLQLLKAIRVFQAGRCYSPTIAELASQLTISRSTTFEHIEELRKKDLLSPSPATARSLRLTSKAQKLLDCLDSEIPDSRSRPSSNIPLAGKVAAGVPIEAVENIESLSLNSCFGSSDGIFALEVKGDSMTGDGIADGDFVICRKCSAADNGQLVIAIVDNENATLKRFYREKSAVRLQPSNDAYEPIYSDNCRIEAVVVGLVRKL from the coding sequence ATGCCGTTGAAAGTGGACTTGGAACAACATCTTACTCCTCGCCAACTGCAGCTGTTAAAAGCGATTCGCGTTTTTCAGGCAGGTCGCTGTTATTCCCCGACGATTGCAGAATTGGCCTCGCAGCTGACCATAAGCCGAAGCACCACATTCGAGCATATCGAAGAGCTGCGAAAAAAAGACCTGCTGTCACCTTCGCCGGCCACGGCTCGCTCTTTGAGACTGACTTCAAAAGCGCAAAAACTGCTTGATTGCCTCGATAGTGAAATCCCCGATTCGCGCAGCCGCCCGTCGTCGAACATTCCCCTCGCAGGCAAAGTCGCCGCCGGTGTCCCCATAGAAGCCGTCGAAAATATCGAATCGCTTTCCCTCAATTCCTGTTTCGGAAGCAGTGATGGCATATTCGCTCTTGAGGTAAAAGGTGACAGTATGACCGGCGATGGAATAGCAGACGGCGACTTCGTAATCTGCCGCAAATGCAGCGCCGCCGATAATGGCCAATTGGTTATTGCAATCGTGGATAATGAAAATGCGACATTAAAAAGGTTCTACAGGGAAAAATCCGCCGTCCGTCTCCAGCCCTCCAACGACGCTTACGAGCCGATTTACTCAGACAACTGCCGAATCGAGGCCGTCGTGGTGGGGCTGGTAAGAAAACTTTAA
- a CDS encoding HAD family hydrolase encodes MKFQAILFDLDGTLLDTLADLVNSMNAVLARLGFPTHPADSYRYFIGQGIECLVRRALPKDHLDDETVSKSLAAMRDEYSKHWADNTRPYPGIPELLSSLQQRNIPMTVLSNKPDEFTQITVEKLLPSWSFHIVRGARPSVTIKPDPAAAIDIARQLQIPPCRFVYLGDTNTDMQTACAAGMYAAGALWGFRTAEELLASGAKTLVENPKDVIKLFDDNRKPRP; translated from the coding sequence ATAAAGTTCCAGGCAATTCTATTTGACCTTGATGGCACGTTACTCGATACGCTTGCCGATCTTGTAAACTCGATGAATGCTGTTTTGGCCAGGCTTGGCTTTCCGACCCATCCGGCTGATTCCTACCGCTACTTCATAGGCCAGGGCATAGAGTGCCTCGTCAGGCGCGCCTTGCCGAAAGACCATCTCGATGACGAAACTGTAAGTAAGTCTCTGGCTGCTATGAGGGATGAGTACAGCAAGCACTGGGCCGACAATACAAGGCCGTATCCGGGCATCCCCGAATTGCTTTCCTCGCTGCAGCAGCGTAATATCCCAATGACAGTTCTGTCCAATAAGCCGGATGAGTTTACGCAAATCACAGTCGAAAAATTACTCCCAAGTTGGTCGTTTCACATTGTTCGCGGCGCCAGGCCGTCAGTAACTATAAAACCTGACCCTGCCGCTGCGATTGATATCGCACGCCAGCTTCAGATACCCCCCTGCCGCTTCGTATATCTTGGCGACACAAACACCGATATGCAAACAGCCTGTGCAGCCGGTATGTATGCAGCAGGAGCCCTTTGGGGATTTCGCACTGCCGAAGAGCTGCTCGCCAGCGGCGCAAAAACACTCGTAGAAAATCCTAAGGATGTCATAAAGCTTTTTGATGACAACCGGAAGCCACGTCCCTAA
- a CDS encoding alpha/beta hydrolase, which translates to MGSMLISIAVVVFIAYWGLGIVLYFMQPKFLYSPVREVPYTPEELGLDFEKVIFKSSDGLMLSGWYIPVKNAELTVLFCHGNGGNMMHCLDTINILYNMGVNCFVFDYRGYGSSEGKPSEEGTYLDATAAYKWLTEEKKVSPDDIIVFGRSLGGSIAAQLASKVRVGTLIIESAFISYIDIGKEFYPYMPVRWFARFNYRTIDYVKDVHCPVMIIHSRNDETIPFEFGLELYEVANEPKEFVEIFGSHNDGFLVSSEIYKNAWTKWLKSLKKHKSHTTRTHAS; encoded by the coding sequence ATGGGTTCGATGCTGATATCAATAGCTGTAGTAGTATTTATCGCCTATTGGGGCCTAGGGATAGTACTCTATTTTATGCAGCCGAAGTTTTTATACAGCCCGGTTCGGGAGGTTCCTTATACGCCTGAAGAGTTAGGTCTTGACTTCGAGAAGGTGATTTTCAAAAGCAGCGACGGGCTGATGCTTAGCGGCTGGTATATCCCTGTTAAGAACGCGGAGCTGACGGTCCTGTTCTGCCACGGCAACGGGGGCAATATGATGCACTGTCTGGATACTATAAATATCCTTTATAATATGGGAGTGAACTGCTTTGTTTTTGACTATCGCGGCTACGGCAGCAGCGAGGGCAAACCCAGCGAAGAGGGAACGTATCTGGATGCCACGGCTGCATACAAATGGCTGACGGAAGAGAAAAAAGTATCTCCGGATGATATTATTGTCTTCGGCAGGTCTTTGGGGGGGAGTATCGCGGCGCAGCTGGCAAGTAAAGTAAGGGTAGGGACATTGATTATAGAAAGCGCTTTTATATCATACATCGACATCGGGAAGGAATTCTACCCTTATATGCCTGTGCGGTGGTTTGCGAGGTTCAACTACAGGACGATAGATTATGTTAAGGACGTTCATTGTCCGGTGATGATAATTCACAGCCGAAACGATGAGACAATACCATTCGAATTCGGTTTGGAGCTATATGAGGTCGCGAATGAGCCGAAAGAATTTGTCGAGATTTTCGGCAGTCATAACGATGGTTTCCTGGTTTCCAGCGAGATTTATAAAAATGCCTGGACGAAATGGTTGAAATCCTTAAAGAAGCATAAGAGTCATACGACCCGCACACATGCTTCTTAG
- the ispG gene encoding flavodoxin-dependent (E)-4-hydroxy-3-methylbut-2-enyl-diphosphate synthase → MIKRRKTRTISIGRVSIGSSAPIVIQSMTKVPTIDVASAVMQINQLVRAGCRLVRIAVPTRADTAAFAKIVQKVSVPLIADVHFSAERAIEAIEAGAAKIRLNPGNIKKCESIHRIIDAAKMHKTAVRIGVNEASIRNLKTKDVPPRKRTALMLKEMKKYVRLFENRSFTQLVLSAKSSDPLRTIEINRRIAETFDYPIHLGLTHAGLPEDAQIPSAIALGTLLAEGIGDTIRVSAAGNPVVETKIAKEILIALGLHERQAPELIVCPTCARAQIDVVRLARRVKKILTGIDKPLRIAVMGCIVNGPGEAADADLAVCAAKNKAYLYKNGKKIAVVPESKILPALLKKLQNL, encoded by the coding sequence ATGATTAAAAGAAGAAAAACAAGAACCATCAGCATCGGCCGGGTTTCCATCGGCTCCTCCGCTCCGATTGTAATTCAATCGATGACAAAGGTTCCCACCATCGATGTCGCCAGCGCTGTTATGCAAATAAATCAACTCGTCCGCGCCGGCTGCCGACTGGTCAGAATCGCCGTCCCCACACGCGCCGACACCGCCGCTTTCGCTAAAATAGTCCAAAAAGTATCCGTCCCGCTGATTGCCGACGTCCACTTCAGCGCAGAGCGCGCCATAGAAGCAATAGAAGCCGGCGCCGCCAAAATAAGGCTGAACCCCGGCAATATAAAAAAATGCGAAAGTATCCATCGAATAATAGATGCCGCAAAAATGCACAAAACCGCTGTCCGCATCGGCGTCAACGAAGCAAGTATCAGAAACCTAAAAACCAAGGATGTCCCGCCTCGAAAACGTACCGCTCTGATGTTGAAGGAAATGAAAAAGTATGTCCGGCTGTTTGAAAATCGCAGCTTCACACAACTGGTCCTCAGCGCAAAAAGCAGCGACCCCTTGCGCACCATCGAAATCAACCGACGCATCGCCGAAACCTTCGACTATCCGATTCATCTCGGTCTGACACACGCAGGTCTTCCCGAAGATGCCCAAATTCCCTCGGCCATCGCTCTGGGGACACTGCTTGCAGAGGGCATCGGCGACACGATTAGGGTAAGCGCAGCCGGCAACCCAGTTGTGGAAACAAAAATTGCAAAAGAGATTCTAATCGCACTCGGTCTCCACGAACGGCAGGCCCCGGAACTGATAGTCTGCCCGACCTGCGCCCGCGCCCAAATCGACGTGGTTAGGCTGGCCCGCCGAGTAAAAAAAATCCTGACTGGAATTGATAAACCGCTGCGCATCGCAGTGATGGGCTGTATCGTCAATGGACCCGGCGAAGCCGCCGATGCCGACCTCGCCGTCTGCGCCGCAAAAAATAAAGCTTATCTCTACAAAAACGGTAAAAAAATAGCAGTAGTCCCGGAAAGCAAAATCCTCCCTGCTCTGCTGAAAAAATTGCAAAACCTGTAA
- a CDS encoding TRAM domain-containing protein: protein MSKLLWIFRAIFAVVVVAVLLTHLSSKEISGEVGRANFYAILWSGVGLAVAAFIIDVFTPKKSLAALAGMFFGLLVGIFVSWALAPVLEMINEIYRLGVSETAIQAVKWMMGVCICYLTISVVMRTKDDVRFVIPYVEFSKQMKGTRPLVLDTSAIIDGRIADLYQSKLFDAPLIVPRFVLNELQLIADSADKLKRNRGRRGLDILNMMQTDTSIDIEIDDSVNPDVEEVKGVDQKLMVFTKHCNGRLATTDYNLSKVAKVREVDVMNINDLASSLKTIALPGEVMEVRIQKPGEEAEQGIGYLDDGTMVVVEGARNKIGRDVVISITSSLQTSAGKMIFGRFEGFAQKGNDRERTAYKKPAVAGASENDKN from the coding sequence ATGTCGAAGTTACTTTGGATATTCCGAGCCATTTTTGCTGTTGTTGTTGTTGCGGTTTTGCTTACCCATTTGAGCTCCAAAGAGATTTCCGGAGAGGTCGGCAGGGCAAATTTTTATGCGATTCTCTGGAGCGGTGTTGGGCTGGCGGTGGCCGCCTTTATTATAGATGTTTTTACGCCGAAGAAGTCTTTAGCAGCGCTAGCGGGGATGTTTTTCGGGCTTTTAGTGGGGATATTTGTAAGTTGGGCGCTGGCTCCGGTGCTGGAGATGATAAACGAGATTTATCGTTTGGGCGTAAGCGAGACAGCAATTCAGGCGGTAAAGTGGATGATGGGTGTTTGTATATGTTATCTTACAATCAGTGTCGTGATGCGGACGAAGGACGACGTTCGTTTTGTGATTCCTTATGTTGAATTTTCCAAACAGATGAAGGGGACTCGGCCGTTAGTTTTGGACACGTCGGCAATTATTGACGGGCGGATAGCAGATTTGTATCAGAGTAAATTGTTTGACGCACCGCTGATTGTTCCACGTTTTGTTCTCAATGAGCTGCAGCTGATAGCAGACTCGGCCGACAAGCTCAAGCGCAACCGCGGCAGACGGGGACTTGATATACTTAACATGATGCAGACAGATACCTCTATTGACATTGAGATAGATGACAGCGTCAATCCCGATGTAGAGGAGGTCAAAGGGGTGGACCAGAAATTGATGGTCTTTACCAAGCACTGCAACGGGCGATTGGCAACGACCGATTATAATCTCAGCAAGGTTGCAAAGGTCCGTGAGGTGGATGTAATGAATATAAACGATTTGGCCAGCTCACTAAAGACGATTGCTTTGCCTGGTGAAGTTATGGAGGTCAGAATCCAAAAGCCCGGCGAAGAGGCAGAGCAGGGTATCGGTTATCTGGACGACGGGACGATGGTTGTAGTAGAAGGCGCTCGCAACAAGATTGGGCGAGACGTGGTCATCAGCATAACCAGCTCACTACAGACATCGGCAGGCAAGATGATTTTCGGCAGGTTCGAAGGTTTTGCACAGAAAGGGAACGACAGGGAGCGGACAGCGTATAAAAAGCCGGCAGTAGCAGGTGCATCAGAGAACGATAAGAATTGA
- a CDS encoding cysteine hydrolase gives MIRQLIKKRRKWVLIDINTQRDFFLAKGTACIRNHRKILTNVRRMMAWAKRNDVRVISTCEVYPDHNGIDEIGYCIDGTEGQKKIRYTLLSNRASFPADSSTDFPAEILRQYRQVVLHKRCVDPFEEPRIERLLSEVRADNFIIIGASAEGAVKATALGLLQRGKRVSVVTDAVGMINKREAKLAFRKMKAKGARLIETKKLAGVSHLRRVGICDCESCQKGMRKAEVKVAG, from the coding sequence ATGATTCGGCAATTGATTAAAAAGCGGCGCAAGTGGGTCTTGATAGATATCAATACGCAGAGAGATTTCTTTCTTGCGAAGGGCACTGCGTGTATAAGAAACCACAGAAAGATTTTGACCAATGTTCGCAGGATGATGGCGTGGGCCAAGCGCAACGATGTTCGCGTGATATCGACGTGCGAGGTTTATCCTGACCATAACGGCATTGATGAAATCGGCTACTGTATCGACGGGACAGAGGGCCAAAAAAAGATACGATATACATTGCTAAGCAATCGTGCGAGCTTTCCTGCGGACAGCAGCACAGATTTTCCGGCAGAGATACTGCGGCAATACAGGCAGGTTGTTCTGCATAAGCGCTGTGTTGACCCGTTCGAAGAGCCCCGGATAGAGAGGCTGCTCAGTGAGGTGCGGGCTGATAATTTTATTATCATCGGCGCCAGCGCCGAGGGGGCTGTTAAAGCGACGGCATTGGGACTTCTGCAGCGAGGCAAGAGGGTCAGCGTTGTAACCGATGCAGTGGGTATGATTAACAAGCGCGAGGCAAAACTGGCGTTTCGCAAGATGAAGGCGAAGGGGGCAAGGTTAATCGAGACAAAGAAGCTGGCCGGGGTTTCTCATTTGAGACGGGTAGGTATCTGCGATTGTGAAAGTTGCCAGAAAGGGATGAGAAAAGCAGAGGTTAAAGTCGCAGGGTGA
- the trmB gene encoding tRNA (guanosine(46)-N7)-methyltransferase TrmB yields the protein MAKILNDYPSVALKPEDLQEKIDFAQIFGRKNPVHIEVGSGKAAFLVNQAKAQPDVNFLGIEWARKYYRYSVDRIGRWGLKNVRIIRTDAVHFIIDFLPDNSIECFHIYFPDPWPKKRHHKRRFIAPANLEQLLRCLVPAGTIRIATDHAEYFEQIQKTLAAFSDRLEKIEFFPTAGANLGEWVGSNFERKYLKENRPIFTAAVRKR from the coding sequence ATGGCTAAAATCTTAAATGACTACCCTTCGGTCGCCTTAAAGCCCGAAGATTTGCAGGAGAAAATCGACTTCGCGCAGATATTCGGACGTAAAAACCCTGTCCACATCGAGGTCGGCTCAGGCAAAGCCGCCTTCCTCGTCAACCAGGCAAAGGCCCAACCGGACGTCAATTTCCTCGGCATCGAATGGGCGCGTAAATACTATCGCTACTCCGTTGACCGCATCGGCCGATGGGGACTGAAAAATGTCCGTATCATCCGCACCGATGCCGTGCACTTTATAATCGATTTTCTACCAGATAATTCCATCGAATGTTTCCACATCTATTTCCCCGACCCCTGGCCGAAAAAACGTCACCACAAAAGACGCTTCATCGCCCCTGCTAATCTCGAACAGCTTCTTCGCTGCCTTGTCCCCGCGGGAACTATCAGAATCGCCACCGACCACGCCGAGTATTTCGAACAAATTCAGAAAACCCTCGCTGCTTTCAGCGACCGGCTGGAAAAAATCGAATTCTTCCCCACCGCCGGCGCAAACCTCGGCGAATGGGTCGGCTCCAACTTCGAAAGAAAATACCTAAAAGAAAACCGCCCCATCTTCACCGCCGCCGTAAGAAAACGCTAA
- the dprA gene encoding DNA-processing protein DprA, which translates to MVAPQKNSVDIEKWLKLINADAVGPVTFAKLIKSFSTIDYVLGASVSELAKVDGIGFKTAERIAITRDKFDTCAELELADKLGVWLVTLADQRYPPLLTRTYDPPPVLYIKGTLGTSDNLAISIVGSRRCSLYGQEQASQFAHFLASAGFTICSGMARGIDTAAHTGALSAGGRTIAVQGCGLANIFPPENKKLFELISNSGACISELPLQYEPLAENFPPRNRIIAGLSLGTIVVEAAPRSGALITATAALENNREVMAVPGKIDSPLSRGAHQLIKQGAKLVESVEDVMEALGYIGERLQSHVTAAAAKASEKMEKPLFDIKELKLSADEKTIYECLSKEPLHIEEIIAGTNLTPGGINAGLISLRLKGLIKQLPGSLFLRH; encoded by the coding sequence ATGGTTGCGCCTCAAAAAAATTCCGTTGATATCGAAAAATGGCTAAAATTAATCAACGCCGATGCCGTCGGCCCGGTCACTTTTGCCAAGCTCATAAAGTCTTTCAGCACAATAGATTACGTCTTAGGCGCCTCCGTCAGCGAATTAGCCAAAGTTGACGGCATCGGCTTCAAAACCGCCGAGCGAATCGCCATAACTCGTGACAAATTCGACACTTGCGCCGAATTAGAATTAGCCGACAAGCTCGGCGTATGGCTTGTCACCTTAGCCGACCAACGCTATCCCCCTTTATTGACAAGGACTTACGACCCTCCGCCTGTCCTTTACATAAAGGGAACCCTGGGGACATCCGACAATTTAGCGATATCCATAGTCGGCTCCCGCCGCTGTAGTTTATACGGGCAGGAGCAGGCATCGCAGTTCGCGCATTTCCTTGCCTCAGCAGGATTTACGATTTGTTCGGGAATGGCCCGCGGCATAGATACCGCAGCGCACACCGGTGCGCTATCTGCCGGCGGACGCACAATCGCTGTGCAGGGCTGCGGGCTGGCGAATATCTTTCCGCCGGAAAATAAGAAGCTGTTTGAACTTATAAGCAATTCCGGCGCGTGCATCAGCGAATTGCCGCTGCAGTATGAGCCGCTGGCTGAGAACTTTCCGCCCCGCAATAGAATCATAGCGGGATTGTCGCTTGGGACAATTGTCGTCGAGGCGGCGCCGAGGTCAGGCGCATTAATTACCGCTACCGCGGCACTTGAGAACAATCGGGAGGTGATGGCGGTGCCGGGGAAAATCGATTCGCCGTTGAGCAGGGGGGCGCATCAATTGATAAAACAGGGGGCGAAGCTGGTCGAATCGGTGGAGGATGTGATGGAGGCGCTAGGGTATATCGGCGAGCGTTTGCAAAGCCACGTAACAGCCGCGGCGGCGAAGGCATCCGAAAAAATGGAAAAGCCGTTGTTCGACATCAAAGAGCTGAAATTGAGTGCTGATGAAAAAACGATTTATGAATGCCTGAGTAAAGAGCCGCTGCATATAGAGGAGATAATCGCGGGGACGAATTTGACGCCTGGCGGTATTAACGCAGGGTTAATATCGCTGCGGCTGAAGGGGCTGATAAAACAACTGCCGGGCAGTTTATTCCTGCGGCATTAG